One Triticum dicoccoides isolate Atlit2015 ecotype Zavitan chromosome 5B, WEW_v2.0, whole genome shotgun sequence genomic window carries:
- the LOC119310559 gene encoding dihydroanticapsin 7-dehydrogenase-like, whose translation MAAAVAGVAALTPWISVGVCGCAAVDAAWRCFGDGGLHALVNCCSFEGEVQDCLSVTEDEYNKTMKVNVITPWLLIKAIAKRFRDAQSGGSVVCLTQIIGAERGLYPGAAAYGTSLGAVHQLVRLSAMELGKHKIRVNAVCRGLHLGDKFPLSVGEEKAEKATGEVMPLRRWLDPDKDLASTVLYLVGDDSRFMTGTTIYVDGAQSIVRPRMHSFL comes from the exons atggcggcggcggtcgccggcgTCGCGGCGTTGACTCCCTGGATCAGCGTCGGCGTCTGCGGCTGC GCCGCGGTGGACGCGGCGTGGCGCTGCTTCGGGGACGGCGGGCTCCATGCCCTTGTCAACTGCTGCTCCTTCGAGG GGGAAGTGCAAGATTGCCTCAGCGTGACTGAAGATGAGTACAACAAGACCATGAAAGTCAATGTAATCACACCTTGGCTCCTGATAAAGGCGATAGCGAAGCGGTTCCGGGATGCGCAGTCGGGCGGCTCCGTGGTTTGCTTGACCCAGATCATCGGCGCTGAGAGAGGATTGTATCCGGGGGCTGCGGCATACGGCACAAGTTTAGGCGCCGTTCACCAGCTCGTCAGA CTGTCGGCGATGGAGCTCGGCAAGCACAAGATCAGGGTGAACGCCGTCTGCCGCGGCCTCCACCTGGGGGACAAGTTCCCTCTCTCTGTTGGGGAGGAGAAGGCCGAGAAGGCGACCGGGGAGGTGATGCCGCTGCGGCGGTGGCTGGACCCGGACAAGGACCTCGCTTCCACGGTGCTGTACCTGGTCGGCGACGACTCCCGCTTCATGACAGGCACCACCATCTATGTCGACGGCGCACAGTCCATTGTGCGCCCTCGCATGCATTCCTTCCTGTAG